The Vitis vinifera cultivar Pinot Noir 40024 chromosome 18, ASM3070453v1 region CTCACATATACTGTTTGGAAGACTTTTCAAGTTTTTACAATTGTCCAAATTTAAGTGATCAAGTCTGGTGAGATGACCTACTGAGTAGGGTAATCCTTCAATAGCAGTCTCATCTAGAAAAAGAGCCCATAGATTCCCCATATTTTTTTGGATCTCAGGAAACCTCTCAAGATTTGAGCAACCACTGAGAGTAAGACTTTCAAGGGCCTGCAAGCGCCCAATGCTATTTGGGAGTTCCTTAATAGCGGTATTCTCTAAAGAAAGCTCCTTCAAGCATTTCATATTCCCTTGGATCTCTGGAAATTTCTCAAAGTTTGAGCAATATGAGAGGTTAAGATTTTCAAGAGATTCCAAATACCCAATGCTCCCTGGGAGTTCCTTAATACCACTCCTATGTAGACATAGCTCCCTTAAACGTCCCATATTGGTAAATACATCtgaaaatttctcaaacttCAAACATTTTTCAAGAGAAAGAATTTCAAGAGATGTCAAGGACCCAATGCTGTTTGGGAGTTCCTGAATAGCAGTCTTCCTTAAATAAAGGTTCTTCAAGCATTTCATATTCCCTTGGATCTCTGggaatttctcaaattttgagCAACATGAGATGTCAAGAATTTCAAGAGATTCCAAATACCCAATGCTGCTTGGGAGTTCTTTAATACCACTCTTACGTAAATGAAGCCTCCTTAAATGTCCCATATAGGTAAATGTATCCGGAAAATTCTCAAACTTTGGACATCCTTCTAAATAAAGCTCCCtcaaaaatttcatattccCATGGATCTTAGGAAATTTCTCGAAGTTTGAACAATTTGAGAGATTAAGGACTTCAAGAGATGCTAAATACACAATGCTACTTGGTAGTTCTTGGATCCCACTCTCGTTTAAATAAAGCTCCTTCAAACATTCCATATTCCCATGGATCTCAGGAAACTTCTTCAAGTTTGGACAACAATTAAGATAAAGAACTTCAAGAGATTCAAACTTCATGCTGGATGGGAAACTTCGGAGTTGTTCACATCCTGCTAAATTCAAGTAAGTCAAACTTTTGAGATCGCCAATAGATGAATGAAGTTCACACAAGCTTGTACAACCTTCAAGATTCAGTCTCTCCAAATTCGGCATGCTTGAGAATTTTGGCATTTTGACCAACTGTTTTGAGTTACTTAGATCAATGCCCTTTAATTCTTCAAGACACTGTAATAGAAGacattttgttaataaataaaataaaatttctttaacttgaatattattataaagaaaaaaaatattaaataatgatCATACCTTATTCCCTTTCCAAAGTTGTTTTATGTTGCTAGACTTCAAGTTGATTTCAATAAGGTGCTTTCCATAAAAGTTCCAAGGTAAAGATGTCAAAGTGCATCTTTGCCAATGAAGATATCTCAAATCATGAGGAAATTGAAAGTCTTTAGGAAGAAGCACTTTATACTTCTCTCTCGTCAAACCATCATGATCATTGCAATAGATTTTAAGCAACCTAAGTTTCTTCATCTTGGAAAACACTTTTGTATTGAACTGTATTTCTCTTGATCTAGACAAGTCCAAAGATATGGTTTGAATATTTTGCATCTCCTGTAaaacaataaggaaaaataagggAAGAACACAAGATAAAAATCCTAACTACCATTATATAGACAATTAACcactaaaaaatcaattatacacatttaaataaatatttaggcATTTAATTCGTACCTCTTGTCTAGAAAATGCATCATAAATATCATCTACATCCCACAATCTACTCCATTTGCAGGGGTCTCCAGGACATTCTTCACGAACAATTGCCCAACCCATTTCGTGTATCAAGTCATGCATTTGTATCATGTTGTCTGAGATAGTTACTAGACATCTATCATGGAGAACTCTTATGTTGCATGTTGCAAATAAATTGCAACCATCTAATATTCTTGACACAAAATCTTTGCATTCACCTTTGAAAAAACACGCAATGTCCAAGAAAACCTCCTTTTGAGAAGGATCAAGCCCATCAAAACTTATTCTAAGCACATCATTAATTTCCTTCATAgggttttttttcaatttatccGATGCGCTTTTCCATTCATCTATTGTCATGCCTTGAAGAGAAGAACCTACAACTTTAAGGGCCAAAGGGAGACCTTGAGCATATTGAACCATGCAATTTGAGAGGTCTACATAATCTTCCTTAGGAACATTTTGTTTAAAGGCATGTTGGCTGAAGAGTTGAAGAGCTTCCTCATAATGTAATGCTGTAGCCTTATGTGATATAGTCACTCCATACTCAACCAACAGATGTTGGTCTCTGGTTGTAATGATAATTGTACTTCCTGGACCAAACCATTTAGGACTTCCAGCCACTGACTCTAATTGCTGCAACCGATCCACATCATCAATTACAATAAGAACCTTTTTTGAGCGAAGTCTGGACTTGATTATATTGACGCCTTTATTGATATTGCTAAACTCTACATCATTCCCCACTGTATCATGTAGAAGTTGTTGTTGTAGTTGAAGTTGATAACCCTTGTTGAATGTCTCTCTGACATCTTGAAGAAAGCTTGCACCAGTGAATTGATATTGGATCTCATTATAAACAATCTTGGCAATGGTAGTTTTACCAATTCCACCAGGTCCATAGATCCCAACCATACGAATGTCATTCAAGTCACTACTTAACAATGATTTTAGTTCTTTTAAGCGAAAATCCATCCCAACTATATCATCGTTAATGTGCaaaagcttagaattcattgATCTTCTAAAAATCTGGTTAATAATTTCCTTAATATGCTTTGACTCATACCTGCCAATTATAAAGTACAATTTAACACTTCATGAGTCATAATGAATTGCAAAGCATAAGAAATATAAAGTAAATTTAGTGATATTTACTTGATTTTGTCCATATAACAAAAGTAATAGGATGtaaaaagtattaaaagaaCCCAATATATTGAGCATTTTACAGATAATGAGAAGGCAACAAGTTTTGAGCCTAGTGTTAATAAGATCGCAAAGCAAGCTTTACTATACAAAATTATTAACTTGTTAATTCATGATTTAAGACAACTAAATCCTTACAACTTAATTAAATCAAAAGCACAAATTAAGGAAGTTGAAGTTACCCATCATTCACATGGAAACCACTTAGATTGCTTGCTTCAGTCAAGGAATCCCTCCACCTTTGCACCTTTTTCGCATCTACATTTCTTTCATGAATGGAAAATGCCTCTCCGAAGCTCCCTGTTTGCTTTCGCACATCACAAGGATCCAAGTGGTAGAACACCGGAAAGACTATTTGTTCCATTTCTTCCCTGCACTCCATGATCTTCGCTAACTCATCCAAACACCACTTGGAATGAGCATAGTTTTTTGAGAACACCACTATGGAAATTCTTGATTCTTCAATAGTTTTCAAAAGTTCTGATTTGATCTCCTCTCCTCTTTCAAGTTGATCGTCTCTGAAAGTCTTAATCCCCATCCCATGCAAATTTACGAATAAATGATCCGTAAAATTGTTGCGGGTGTCTTCACCTCTAAAACTCAAGAACACTTCGAACTCATATTTACGGACTGAGGTAGAAGAAGAGGGTTTTTGGGTAGAGGAAGCCATTGTTGGACAGTTTCTGGATGAAAGCTTAGAGAGAGTTGAGAAAGAACTTGTGCAAAACTCACTTCGATATGAAGCAAAATTCACTTCGATATGAAgcaaaactcttttttttttttttttgttgttgttttgtggttgaattgtaaaattttaaaaatatatgcaagtaGGTGATCCTGGATGTGATTTGTCAGTTAAATGTCAACGAGTAATGTGATTTGtccttctttaaaaaaatataaagaaggaCCCACCCATCATAAAACCCGTAAAAGCcttacaataaaattttagtcTTCGGTATTATGGCCATTGGCGCTTTCTTTGTcctaaattttaacttaaattcaattaattttaattattttatttttatactctatttaatatattattaaagatataaaaatatcataataatctTATCAAAGtctttctttattaaaaaaaaaataaactttgggtataaaattgttaatatttttaaacataaaaatatatgcatatatcattattttttttacattttaaacaaAGATCATCATTTTactatgaataaaaatttacttattatgaaaatgtaaaaaccataataatgaattaatgaaataatcttttatgttttttgtatgAGGGAGTTTAAATGAGGGCCTAAAGACTTATTCTTATTAAACttatgaagaaatttttttactgTTTCAATGAACTAAGCAGTTTCCTTCTAGAAgttgttctttttttaatttgcgTTGAACTTAGGAAAAGAATGCTTTAGAGTTTTTGGTTGTATTAGAAActgttcttttcttttgggTCCCCTCACCAAACGGGCATTGAAGGATAATATCTGTATTCAGAGGTGAATTGAGGCACTTGATCCCGCCCCTTA contains the following coding sequences:
- the LOC100256743 gene encoding disease resistance protein RPV1, with product MASSTQKPSSSTSVRKYEFEVFLSFRGEDTRNNFTDHLFVNLHGMGIKTFRDDQLERGEEIKSELLKTIEESRISIVVFSKNYAHSKWCLDELAKIMECREEMEQIVFPVFYHLDPCDVRKQTGSFGEAFSIHERNVDAKKVQRWRDSLTEASNLSGFHVNDGYESKHIKEIINQIFRRSMNSKLLHINDDIVGMDFRLKELKSLLSSDLNDIRMVGIYGPGGIGKTTIAKIVYNEIQYQFTGASFLQDVRETFNKGYQLQLQQQLLHDTVGNDVEFSNINKGVNIIKSRLRSKKVLIVIDDVDRLQQLESVAGSPKWFGPGSTIIITTRDQHLLVEYGVTISHKATALHYEEALQLFSQHAFKQNVPKEDYVDLSNCMVQYAQGLPLALKVVGSSLQGMTIDEWKSASDKLKKNPMKEINDVLRISFDGLDPSQKEVFLDIACFFKGECKDFVSRILDGCNLFATCNIRVLHDRCLVTISDNMIQMHDLIHEMGWAIVREECPGDPCKWSRLWDVDDIYDAFSRQEEMQNIQTISLDLSRSREIQFNTKVFSKMKKLRLLKIYCNDHDGLTREKYKVLLPKDFQFPHDLRYLHWQRCTLTSLPWNFYGKHLIEINLKSSNIKQLWKGNKCLEELKGIDLSNSKQLVKMPKFSSMPNLERLNLEGCTSLCELHSSIGDLKSLTYLNLAGCEQLRSFPSSMKFESLEVLYLNCCPNLKKFPEIHGNMECLKELYLNESGIQELPSSIVYLASLEVLNLSNCSNFEKFPKIHGNMKFLRELYLEGCPKFENFPDTFTYMGHLRRLHLRKSGIKELPSSIGYLESLEILDISCCSKFEKFPEIQGNMKCLKNLYLRKTAIQELPNSIGSLTSLEILSLEKCLKFEKFSDVFTNMGRLRELCLHRSGIKELPGSIGYLESLENLNLSYCSNFEKFPEIQGNMKCLKELSLENTAIKELPNSIGRLQALESLTLSGCSNLERFPEIQKNMGNLWALFLDETAIEGLPYSVGHLTRLDHLNLDNCKNLKSLPNSICELKSLEGLSLNGCSNLEAFSEITEDMEQLERLFLRETGISELPSSIEHLRGLKSLELINCENLVALPNSIGNLTCLTSLHVRNCPKLHNLPDNLRSLQCCLTMLDLGGCNLMEEEIPSDLWCLSLLVFLNISENRMRCIPAGITQLCKLRTLLINHCPMLEVIGELPSSLGWIEAHGCPSLETETSSSLLWSSLLKHLKSPIQQKFNIIIPGSSGIPEWVSHQRMGCEVSVELPMNWYEDNNLLGFVLFFHHVPLDDDDECVRTSGFIPHCKLAISHGDQSKRLDDIGFHPHCKTYSISGLSYGSTRYDSGSTSDPALWVTYFPQIGIPSKYRSRKWNNFKAHFDNPVGNASFTCGENASFKVKSCGIHLIYAQDQKHWPQPSRKRPANREDHSSKKKIL